The following proteins are co-located in the Microplitis demolitor isolate Queensland-Clemson2020A chromosome 3, iyMicDemo2.1a, whole genome shotgun sequence genome:
- the LOC103576088 gene encoding uncharacterized protein LOC103576088: MCLSAGLPLDKWKSNHPQFSLPSASTQDAQPVHTFEDLISKILGISWHPHEDIFSFQGNISFKQTITKRAILSFDPLGLISPVVIRAKILMQQLRLEKIGWNEPLTPEIIRQCDKVREDLKTLLTIKIPRWLHLHSQAFLVQIHGFSDASQLAMAAAVYLKVTYLDNSSVVNLVCTKTKVVALKRLTIPRLELSAAALLANLVKHTQKTLNLNDVLVFLWTDSLVTLAWVKNNPMRWKEFVGNRVSAIHDATPHAHWRFTSGKLNPADCASRGLSASQLIEHSLW; encoded by the coding sequence ATGTGCCTCTCAGCTGGTTTACCTCTAGACAAGTGGAAAAGCAATCATCCGCAATTCTCACTACCAAGTGCATCGACTCAAGACGCTCAGCCTGTGCATACATTCGAAGATCTCATTTCAAAGATACTTGGTATCTCATGGCATCCTCATGAAGACATCTTCTCATTCCAAGGAAACATTTCGTTCAAACAAACCATTACAAAACGAGCGATTCTCTCTTTCGATCCACTTGGGCTTATATCTCCGGTTGTAATCagagcaaaaattttgatgcaACAGCTTCGGCTGGAAAAGATTGGTTGGAATGAGCCACTAACTCCTGAAATAATTCGTCAATGTGACAAAGTTCGGGAAGACCTCAAGACACTCTTGACAATCAAAATTCCCAGATGGTTGCATTTGCACTCTCAAGCCTTCTTGGTACAAATTCATGGGTTCTCAGATGCTTCTCAACTAGCAATGGCAGCAGCGGTCTACCTCAAAGTAACATACTTAGACAACTCGTCAGTTGTAAATCTAGTCTGTACAAAAACCAAAGTGGTAGCTCTCAAACGTCTTACGATTCCAAGACTAGAGTTATCAGCTGCTGCTTTACTCGCAAATCTAGTCAAACATACTCAGAAGACTCTCAATCTTAATGACGTGCTAGTATTCCTATGGACAGACTCCTTAGTGACTCTCGCAtgggtaaaaaataatccaatgAGATGGAAAGAGTTTGTGGGCAACCGAGTATCAGCGATTCATGATGCTACTCCACATGCTCATTGGAGATTCACATCAGGAAAACTCAACCCAGCAGATTGTGCTTCTCGGGGCTTAAGCGCTTCACAACTCATTGAGCACTCATTGTGGTAG